A genomic segment from Cygnus atratus isolate AKBS03 ecotype Queensland, Australia chromosome Z, CAtr_DNAZoo_HiC_assembly, whole genome shotgun sequence encodes:
- the TBC1D2 gene encoding TBC1 domain family member 2A isoform X1 produces the protein MKKGPESGTWPLAGVPGKLAESNPDNNRSGGASAKEKVILSSPGELENAQLKPSRETPRKKLCGYLNKLGIKGPIKTWKSRWFVYDENKCHLLYYRTAQDVNPLGSIDLSSASFDCKVENGEGVFEVRTPNRVFTLKAISKQAMMYWLQQLQVRRWEFCNAQSRFPVGSSQLVNEPLVDRTNVVDSEDFMPPVKTPTEVVGLKAASLPAPQTSTALQNISLKHPWTEIQNTVYNICVSKQLRGNNGNIFNFSEFQEHPESLDEEQEAEVEAGCAVKEEIPEDGRLESRVNWVRKAKWMNSGFLGLAEELSRERSSMDKVSVLQQQILTLTEEVKSQKELVKLLHKALEAAQQEKRVSSMYLTAAEDKDRLELVRHKVRQIADLTSRLEALEKEKKELEQVLALRDSHIQELKEHVQHLMEKNHAKQEVIMALTEQMARELSDPLQEANTITAETLYKQQEEIEHLKDDIDAYKTQNQFLNSEIHQVTRLWTSAAENEKALLMKCACLQARNCQMESKYLTVLRKLQETVPGLPSSDAELVRNLIQEALQWDVKEGAEEGLNLNPVSEYDEYGFMTVPDYEVEDWKLLAKIQALEIKSNNLRSQEVVEKPLRDRWNSVGELSPSAELKSLIRSGIPVEHRQRVWRWIVSRHCSRLPDHYQRLLRQSKSTEHPACRQIELDLPRTLTNNKYFSSPTSQLIPKLRRVLLAFSWHNPAIGYCQGLNRLAAVALLVLEDEESAFWCLVHIVENLMPADYYSDTLITSQVDQRVFKDFLAEKLPRLTAHFEQHQIDVSLITFNWFLVAFVDSLVSDILLRVWDAFLYEGTKVIFRYALAIFKYNEEEILRIHDNVEIYQYLRFFTRMIVDGRKLMNIAFNDLNPFPMKLLRNRRAMHREELETELCELEQIKAAYVKERAEQGPQDLQEVVSEEEEEI, from the exons atgaaaaaaggaCCAGAAAGTGGAACTTGGCCCCTTGCTGGAGTCCCAGGCAAGCTAGCAGAGTCAAACCCAGACAACAACAGGAGCGGTGGAGCCTCAGCAAAGGAGAAGGTCATACTTTCCTCTCCTGGAGAACTAGAAAATGCGCAGTTGAAACCCAGCAGAGAAACACCCAGAAAAAAACTCTGTGGCTATTTAAATAAGCTGGGCATCAAGGGTCCAATCAAGACTTGGAAGTCTCGCTGGTTCGtttatgatgaaaataaatgtcacttACTGTACTACAGAACTGCACAGGATGTGAACCCTTTGGGGTCCATCGATCTCTCCAGCGCCAGCTTTGACTGCAAGGTGGAAAATGGTGAAGGGGTTTTTGAGGTCAGAACACCAAACAGAGTTTTTACTTTGAAG GCAATCAGCAAGCAGGCAATGATGTACTGGCTGCAGCAGCTACAAGTGAGACGTTGGGAATTTTGCAATGCTCAGAGCAGATTTCCTGTGGGCAGCTCCCAGCTTGTGAATGAACCTCTGGTTGACAGAACAA ATGTTGTCGACAGTGAGGACTTTATGCCTCCAGTCAAAACACCAACAGAAGTGGTGGGGTTAAAAGCAGCCTCTTTGCCTGCACCCCAGACGTCTACTGCTTTGCAGAACATCTCCCTCAAGCACCCTTGGACAGAGATACA aaacactgtCTACAATATCTGCGTCTCCAAGCAACTCCGGGGGAACAATGGGAATatctttaatttcagtgaattcCAGGAGCACCCTGAGAGCCTGGATGAGGAGCAAGAGGCAGAAGTGGAGGCAGGGTGTGCAG ttaAGGAGGAGATCCCGGAGGATGGGAGGCTGGAGTCTAGGGTGAACTGGGTCAGGAAAGCAAAGTGGATGAACAGTGGCTTCCTAGGCTTGGCTGAAGAGCTGTCCAGGGAGAGAAGCTCAATGGATAAAGTGAGTGTCCTACAGCAACAGATCCTGACGCTCACGGAGGAAGTCAAGTCACAGAAG GAGCTGGTTAAACTTCTCCACAAAGCCCTGgaggcagcccagcaggagAAGCGAGTATCTAGCATGTATCTCACTGCAGCAGAAGATAAGGACAGACTGGAGCTGGTGCGCCACAAAGTGAGGCAAATTGCTGATCTCACCAGTCGACTGGAAGCtcttgagaaggaaaagaaggaactTGAGCAGGTGCTTGCTCTGAGAGACAGCCACATTCAGGAGCTCAAAGAGCATGTGCAGCATCTGATGGAGAAGAACCACGCCAAACAAGAAGTCATCATGGCCTTGACAGAGCAGATGGCCCGAGAGCTCTCTGATCCCCTGCAAGAAGCCAACACAATCACTGCAGAGACGTTGTATAAACAGCAGGAGGAGATTGAGCATCTGAAG GATGATATTGATGCATACAAAACCCAGAACCAGTTTCTCAACTCGGAGATCCACCAGGTTACTCGGCTCTGGACAAGTGCTGCTGAGAATGAAAAAGCCCTTCTGATGAAG TGTGCCTGCCTGCAAGCCCGAAACTGCCAGATGGAGAGCAAATACCTGACGGTCTTGCGGAAGCTGCAGGAGACCGTGCCTGGCCTGCCCAGCTCCGATGCTGAGCTGGTGAGGAACCTCATCCAGGAAGCACTCCAGTGGGATGTgaaagaaggagcagaagaagGTCTGAACCTGAACCCTGTGAG TGAGTACGATGAGTATGGGTTTATGACTGTGCCTGACTACGAAGTCGAGGACTGGAAACTTCTGGCCAAAATCCAAGCCCTGGAGATAAAGTCCAACAACCTGCGGAGCCAGGAGGTGGTGGAGAAGCCCCTCCGCGACAGGTGGAACAGCGTAGGAGAGCTGagtccctctgcagagctgaaaagcCTCATTCGAAGCGGCATTCCTGTGGAGCATCGGCAGCGGGTCTGGAGGTGGATCGTCAGCCGGCACTGCAGCCGTCTGCCAGACCACTACCAGCGGCTGTTGAGGCAGAGCAAGAGCACTGAGCACCCTGCCTGCCGGCAGATTGAGCTTGACCTGCCCCGGACACTGACcaacaacaaatatttctcctctcccacctcccagcTCATCCCCAAGCTCCGGAGGGTGCTGCTGGCATTCTCCTGGCACAATCCTGCCATTGGATACTGCCAGGGATTGAACAG GTTGGCAGCTGTTGCCCTCCTGGTCCTGGAAGATGAGGAAAGTGCTTTCTGGTGCCTCGTCCACATTGTGGAGAACCTAATGCCAGCAGACTACTACAGCGACACACTGATAACGTCACAG GTAGATCAGAGAGTCTTCAAAGACTTCCTGGCAGAGAAGCTGCCTCGCCTCACGGCTCATTTTGAGCAGCATCAGATCGATGTCTCACTCATCACCTTCAACTGGTTTCTGGTGGCCTTTGTGGACAGCCTGGTCAGCGACATCCTCCTGCGAGTGTGGGATGCCTTCTTGTATGAAGGAACTAAG GTGATTTTCCGCTATGCTCTCgcaatttttaaatacaacGAGGAGGAAATCCTGAGAATTCATGACAATGTGGAGATTTACCAGTACCTACGTTTTTTCACAAGGATGATCGTGGATGGCAG
- the TBC1D2 gene encoding TBC1 domain family member 2A isoform X2 translates to MKKGPESGTWPLAGVPGKLAESNPDNNRSGGASAKEKVILSSPGELENAQLKPSRETPRKKLCGYLNKLGIKGPIKTWKSRWFVYDENKCHLLYYRTAQDVNPLGSIDLSSASFDCKVENGEGVFEVRTPNRVFTLKAISKQAMMYWLQQLQVRRWEFCNAQSRFPVGSSQLVNEPLVDRTNVVDSEDFMPPVKTPTEVVGLKAASLPAPQTSTALQNISLKHPWTEIQNTVYNICVSKQLRGNNGNIFNFSEFQEHPESLDEEQEAEVEAGCAVKEEIPEDGRLESRVNWVRKAKWMNSGFLGLAEELSRERSSMDKVSVLQQQILTLTEEVKSQKELVKLLHKALEAAQQEKRVSSMYLTAAEDKDRLELVRHKVRQIADLTSRLEALEKEKKELEQVLALRDSHIQELKEHVQHLMEKNHAKQEVIMALTEQMARELSDPLQEANTITAETLYKQQEEIEHLKDDIDAYKTQNQFLNSEIHQVTRLWTSAAENEKALLMKCACLQARNCQMESKYLTVLRKLQETVPGLPSSDAELVRNLIQEALQWDVKEGAEEGLNLNPVSEYDEYGFMTVPDYEVEDWKLLAKIQALEIKSNNLRSQEVVEKPLRDRWNSVGELSPSAELKSLIRSGIPVEHRQRVWRWIVSRHCSRLPDHYQRLLRQSKSTEHPACRQIELDLPRTLTNNKYFSSPTSQLIPKLRRVLLAFSWHNPAIGYCQGLNRLAAVALLVLEDEESAFWCLVHIVENLMPADYYSDTLITSQVDQRVFKDFLAEKLPRLTAHFEQHQIDVSLITFNWFLVAFVDSLVSDILLRVWDAFLYEGTKVIFRYALAIFKYNEEEILRIHDNVEIYQYLRFFTRMIVDGR, encoded by the exons atgaaaaaaggaCCAGAAAGTGGAACTTGGCCCCTTGCTGGAGTCCCAGGCAAGCTAGCAGAGTCAAACCCAGACAACAACAGGAGCGGTGGAGCCTCAGCAAAGGAGAAGGTCATACTTTCCTCTCCTGGAGAACTAGAAAATGCGCAGTTGAAACCCAGCAGAGAAACACCCAGAAAAAAACTCTGTGGCTATTTAAATAAGCTGGGCATCAAGGGTCCAATCAAGACTTGGAAGTCTCGCTGGTTCGtttatgatgaaaataaatgtcacttACTGTACTACAGAACTGCACAGGATGTGAACCCTTTGGGGTCCATCGATCTCTCCAGCGCCAGCTTTGACTGCAAGGTGGAAAATGGTGAAGGGGTTTTTGAGGTCAGAACACCAAACAGAGTTTTTACTTTGAAG GCAATCAGCAAGCAGGCAATGATGTACTGGCTGCAGCAGCTACAAGTGAGACGTTGGGAATTTTGCAATGCTCAGAGCAGATTTCCTGTGGGCAGCTCCCAGCTTGTGAATGAACCTCTGGTTGACAGAACAA ATGTTGTCGACAGTGAGGACTTTATGCCTCCAGTCAAAACACCAACAGAAGTGGTGGGGTTAAAAGCAGCCTCTTTGCCTGCACCCCAGACGTCTACTGCTTTGCAGAACATCTCCCTCAAGCACCCTTGGACAGAGATACA aaacactgtCTACAATATCTGCGTCTCCAAGCAACTCCGGGGGAACAATGGGAATatctttaatttcagtgaattcCAGGAGCACCCTGAGAGCCTGGATGAGGAGCAAGAGGCAGAAGTGGAGGCAGGGTGTGCAG ttaAGGAGGAGATCCCGGAGGATGGGAGGCTGGAGTCTAGGGTGAACTGGGTCAGGAAAGCAAAGTGGATGAACAGTGGCTTCCTAGGCTTGGCTGAAGAGCTGTCCAGGGAGAGAAGCTCAATGGATAAAGTGAGTGTCCTACAGCAACAGATCCTGACGCTCACGGAGGAAGTCAAGTCACAGAAG GAGCTGGTTAAACTTCTCCACAAAGCCCTGgaggcagcccagcaggagAAGCGAGTATCTAGCATGTATCTCACTGCAGCAGAAGATAAGGACAGACTGGAGCTGGTGCGCCACAAAGTGAGGCAAATTGCTGATCTCACCAGTCGACTGGAAGCtcttgagaaggaaaagaaggaactTGAGCAGGTGCTTGCTCTGAGAGACAGCCACATTCAGGAGCTCAAAGAGCATGTGCAGCATCTGATGGAGAAGAACCACGCCAAACAAGAAGTCATCATGGCCTTGACAGAGCAGATGGCCCGAGAGCTCTCTGATCCCCTGCAAGAAGCCAACACAATCACTGCAGAGACGTTGTATAAACAGCAGGAGGAGATTGAGCATCTGAAG GATGATATTGATGCATACAAAACCCAGAACCAGTTTCTCAACTCGGAGATCCACCAGGTTACTCGGCTCTGGACAAGTGCTGCTGAGAATGAAAAAGCCCTTCTGATGAAG TGTGCCTGCCTGCAAGCCCGAAACTGCCAGATGGAGAGCAAATACCTGACGGTCTTGCGGAAGCTGCAGGAGACCGTGCCTGGCCTGCCCAGCTCCGATGCTGAGCTGGTGAGGAACCTCATCCAGGAAGCACTCCAGTGGGATGTgaaagaaggagcagaagaagGTCTGAACCTGAACCCTGTGAG TGAGTACGATGAGTATGGGTTTATGACTGTGCCTGACTACGAAGTCGAGGACTGGAAACTTCTGGCCAAAATCCAAGCCCTGGAGATAAAGTCCAACAACCTGCGGAGCCAGGAGGTGGTGGAGAAGCCCCTCCGCGACAGGTGGAACAGCGTAGGAGAGCTGagtccctctgcagagctgaaaagcCTCATTCGAAGCGGCATTCCTGTGGAGCATCGGCAGCGGGTCTGGAGGTGGATCGTCAGCCGGCACTGCAGCCGTCTGCCAGACCACTACCAGCGGCTGTTGAGGCAGAGCAAGAGCACTGAGCACCCTGCCTGCCGGCAGATTGAGCTTGACCTGCCCCGGACACTGACcaacaacaaatatttctcctctcccacctcccagcTCATCCCCAAGCTCCGGAGGGTGCTGCTGGCATTCTCCTGGCACAATCCTGCCATTGGATACTGCCAGGGATTGAACAG GTTGGCAGCTGTTGCCCTCCTGGTCCTGGAAGATGAGGAAAGTGCTTTCTGGTGCCTCGTCCACATTGTGGAGAACCTAATGCCAGCAGACTACTACAGCGACACACTGATAACGTCACAG GTAGATCAGAGAGTCTTCAAAGACTTCCTGGCAGAGAAGCTGCCTCGCCTCACGGCTCATTTTGAGCAGCATCAGATCGATGTCTCACTCATCACCTTCAACTGGTTTCTGGTGGCCTTTGTGGACAGCCTGGTCAGCGACATCCTCCTGCGAGTGTGGGATGCCTTCTTGTATGAAGGAACTAAG GTGATTTTCCGCTATGCTCTCgcaatttttaaatacaacGAGGAGGAAATCCTGAGAATTCATGACAATGTGGAGATTTACCAGTACCTACGTTTTTTCACAAGGATGATCGTGGATGGCAGGTAG